CAGGAACATCAGTGGTATCTTGTATAATCATCGAGCCATCTATGGTAGGGTCATAAAGAACGATGGCAAATTCGTCAGTTGGGTCATGTAAAGGCCTAGGTTCCAACgcgatcttcttcttggtccCCAACGTAAGCGGTAAACTATGTCTTTGAACATACCCTTTTATCGGTACAGTAAAAGACCTCCTCAACACAGTTTCAATGCTGCTGAGTCTCGTCGGATCTTCTGCCAATCTTCTACTACTCAAAGCATCTTTCCTTACGTGATGACCCTGCGACATGGGCGGCAATTCATTCTCTGTGTCTAGCCCCGCGTAGGAAACGGTCTGCGACCGTTTCCTCAGCGATCTTCCCCCGCCATCCAAATACTCCTGATTAGTTGATCTCGACTGTAAAGGTTGTTTCTTCCCCTTGAATGGAACCTTGAACGGCCGTGTCAGCGTGACCAACGACCCCTGTATGTTCAAAGGTCTGGGTACCAACCTAGGACTTTGACCAGCCCCAATCCCATTGGGAGGTCTATCCGGTAACCTTCGTTTCGCTACCATCACGCCGTATTACTTACTGGGTGGCAAATTCTTAACTCTTGTTTATTATGTTTACTCAAGTAGCGATCAATAAGATAATAACGATGCCACAAAGACGCGCGACGCGTAAACTGCGCCCATCCCATCTCACGAACTACGTCTCTCTCGCTCAGCTCTCCTCGTTCGCGTCCAACTCCATCCAACTCGGCTCGCTCGCTGCTCCGTTGCCCAACAaactttctttctttctttctttcttcccTTCCCCTACTTCCACCGGAGTTCCCACCAATGGTCCGGAAGAACCATTCGAGACAAGCAGCCAGCCGGAAAAATGCTCTCGAGCAAATACACCCGTTCGGAATTTCCCCGAACGCGGAAGAACGACCATTTTGTCCATCTCTAGATCTCGAGAGTTTATCCGCGCCCCGCGAGCGCTCCTAATCGCGTCATCAAATCGGGCAGTTTCTTTTTTCCCCTCTCTCTCTTACACTCTCTTTTCGTAGGCTTCCACTCCTCCCAGCCCCCGTCGGATCAACTTGCTGGGTTCTGTGGAAAATCCGAAAGTCTGGAATGGAAAGGCAGTTTTTCCGCTCAGCAGGATTCTAGGAAACGTGCGGCCGTTCGTCGCGAAGTGTTCTCTTTCGACGGAGATTGAATGTTTGTCGATGCAAGGACAAGACACACCAGAGATGTCGTCGTCGTTAAAAGAATGCCTACATGTTTGAAGCGAACATTAATATATATGGGATACATATAACAACGTCTTCGACGTTGcaactttttttttcactattaCATTACATAGTCGAACTGCTATATGTCTTCAAGTATTACTGTTGTGAATAGGAACCGGACTCTTCCCCCGCTGTTGCTTCCGGATCTTAGATCGGTCCACGAAAGGCACCCATACGTCGGACCTCAAATGTTGAGTGGTTTGAAACGGACCAATGGTAGCGATCTCGAAAGTCTTGCCAGTGTGGCTACAAAACGTTTGAAACTGTCTTCGCATTTGGTCACACCTCCTCCTACTGCACCTGTCAGTGCTGCGATTTCGCCTTCGCCTAGCTATGTCACTTTCGAGGAGACAACTACCAccaataataataataataatagtaataataataCTGCACAGCGTAAAGGGACATCCCCGCCGCCCGAGGGAAAAACTACTGCAAAGAGACAAAGGATCGGTCCTAGCTGTGATGAGTGTCGGCTTAAAAAGATTAAATGTGATGCATCGATCGAGATCTTGTTACAAGACGATGCCTTGATTGAACAAGTGTCTGAGCAACTGCATCATGTTTTCACGCCTGAGGAAGTAAGGGCACAAAGTGAAACgatcttgaaaaatgttTCGCTTCCTGAGTTGGACGAGTCAACGGTGTTGATCAAACACATCGATAAGATCGTTTTGTTTAGACCTTGTACTTCATGCCGTAAACGCAGGGCTACCAACACGCAGCCAACTTGTTGtctcttttccaaaggTTTCACGAGAGCGGATATTAACGTTTTCTCGAGGATCGCTAGCAGGATCAAGGGTAAGAAAATGGCTGAAATGGATGTCCATGATTATAGGGCAGCCGGTTTTTAATAGGGAAACTTTATTATATATAACCTATTTAACGATTTCATGAACTATAGAGAAGCAGTCTTGCCACTACGCACATGATGGCGTTAAAACCGATTATGGGGAATTTCACTAGTTGGTCGCTTGAGTCCTCGGtgttcatctttctgtAGAGAAACTGAGAGCTTTTCGCGAAGGCCAATGCCACTAGCACCCATTTTACAATGGACAGGACGTAGATTGGCATGGCGGAATGAAGCGTCTGAATTAGATCTATTATTAACCCAACTGGTATCCATACCAATGTGGAGTAACCGAAGGCTGATATCAGTTCAGCGATATTGTCTTTTCGGTGTAGATACATCTTAGCGATGATTGCTGGTATGAAAAAACTGTACGTTAAGTATAACCAGAACGAGTGGATTAATCTATTACCTCCAAAAGTGTCTGTGGTGTCCCGTACACCGGCAAGAATCCCACCGAGGATCACGGCAAACAGTTTCGATCCGACGAAGTTTGCAGCTACTATTGTAGCAAAGATCCAGACGGGACCGTATAAGTCCGGTTTCGTGTCGAGGTCACCGCGGTTCTCCTGATCGGTTTCCTGTGTGAGCTTGAATTTGAGGGAGTCGTAGAGGTTGGttttcaattcttgatcGTTCAATTGGAAATATTGTGAGAGATAGTTCAAAAGTCCAGGTGGGAGTGTTTCGCGACTTGGCTGTGAAGCTGTTGGTGTAGGCTCGTTTATAGCTTCGTCGTAGCCAGGTGGCAAAGTTGCAGTGTCAGTCGTGCCTTCATAACCTGGTGGCTTACCTTTCTTACTCATATCATCGCTCACAACATCGTCGAAGGGATTGGGTTCCGTTGTGAAATCGTCTGCTCCTTCAAGTCCATCATCGAACTCGAGAAATGAATCTCGCCTGTTTCCACCGTTGTCAGTCATACAATTCGGCTCGTTATCTTGAAGTACAACTAGGGTTAAAGGTTAAGATTTCGAGGCTTGACTTATATGAAGAGTTTAACtaaaatgaaaaaaataaaaagaATGCGCAAGCCCGGAATCGAACCGGGGGCCCAACGATGGCAACGTTGGATTTTACCACTAAACCACTTGCGCTTAGTTATTTGATGATGTGTTTAGATTATTTTAGGCAATTGCTCGTTCCCAGTTGTCAGCAGACACTTCTTCATATGCTTAAGCTTCATACGCCCTTGCACagctttctttgcatttaCGGGCTCCTGTAAGTGCAATACCTTCAGTTGTTATGAATTGTGCTGTATCGAAAGTTTGCCTATTTAACCTCGCGCCATTTAGTTCTGATATTGACTCTCAGAATTCATTTGCCGCCAACCGTGAAAAAGCGACGAGTATACGCTTATCATTAGATAAATAGtgcagatttcttgactATGTATTTTGGTTTATCCCTTTTTTACTCAGTCTTGATTCTTGAGCCCACGGTGGTTTCAGCAAATAATTTCACTCTGTCACTATGCTTTACCGCAGAAGGTTTCTGAGTCTCATGTTATTTTGTTAACTCCTCTAAGTATTTCTGTCAGCCAACAACTTGTTCAGGCATTTTCGGACTTCTTTCACTTTGTCGTCTGATATTCAAGCCGACTTTAAATTCTCAATATACTTTGTTTCTACTTTCATTTAATGATCGGACTAACCAGAGAttttagcttcttcagaCCAAAAAAGCTCTATATCTCAAGATGACACACGACAGTGCATTGACACATCGTTTTGGAGATTCTCAATGCTTATATGCCTCGCAATTGACTGTAGGAATTATATTATCCAAGTATCGATCTTTTAATGTTTTGtttgaattggaagatttaTATTTTAACACGCAGACGGTGAACCGTCCATGCTCGACGTATTACATAGAGAGGTAAACAAAGAAGCGAGTGATATTTTCTAACACAGCTAGATGCCACACTTAGTCATCACAAGAACGGTTCCTACTCGATGCCCAAGCTCGATCTaaggtttgaaagctgTCACTACAAATCCTCTATATGCCCGAGCAAATGATCGTTTCTGCGATCGGCCATGTCGTATCACCTTAGCTATGCATAACCTTTAGTTTGATATTCCTTCATGATTCTTGGTGTTTCCTCGAAGATCTCATTATCGCTTTTTCTTTTCGAAGCTCGGCGAGATCACAATCAGTGAAAATTTCACGTAGACTTCCAAGTATCTTTCAGTTCAGTAATTGAGCCTGTGAGTTCCATGTTGTAACCTGTAATTGTCGATAGCTTTCTGTTGGATTGGTTGTCGGAAAATGCCCAGGCTATTGGCTACGCAGTCGCATGTTGTGCACGGGTATGTGGGAAATAAAGCAGCCACATTTCCTCTGCAATGCCTAGGATGGGACGTTGACTGCTGTAATTCTGTGCAATTCTCTAACCATACTGGATATGGTATGGACAGGGTTTTTGGTAATATTAccgaagaaagagatctCGACCAACTCTTGACCGGAGTCCTTGGGAACTTCCCGCATGATTACGAAGCCTTACTATCCGGTTACCTGCCCAAGAAAGAGTCTGTTAGTTGTATGGGTCGTCATTATGTGGCTTATAAGAAGAACAACCCGGGATCTGTGTGGTTAATGGACCCTGTGATGGGTGATGAAGGTCAGTTATACGTCGATAAAGATGTGATATTTGAGTACAAGAAATTAGCTCTATCGCAAGACTCAGAAGTGGACATCATTACGCCGAATCATTTTGAGTTAGAAATAATGTAtggtgaaaagattgataCTACTGAGCAACTTAGAACGgcatttcaaaaattgcaCAAGACTGTACCCGTGGTCATCGTCACTTCGTGTGATCCAAAGATGTTCGGTGACTCAGAGTATGTGTACTGTGTGGCTTCCATGAGAGGTCAAAGCCCCATGGTGCTCCGCGTACCGTTGATCAAATCGTATTTTACCGGTGTCGGTGACCTATTTTCAGCCTTGTTGTTGGACAGAATTTACAAACTgttatcttcatcaaataccAGCTTGAAATTGGAGGATCAAGTAAACGATGTGCTTAATGTTATACAAAATGTTCTTAAGATGACCTTGAATTATGCACCAAATAACCATACGGCTAAGATAGGGAATCCGATGGATATGAAGGATGCGGAATTGAGAATTATTGAATCAAGAGATTTTTACAACAGTAACACTACACCAGTGGTAAAGCGGGACTTTATTTATCGAAAATTGTAACGTCGGGTAGAGCAAGCCTGCCATTTAATCACACATAGCATTATGTTTAATTTAACTAAAGTGTACTTCAATACAAATAAATGCATGATCCCTTACCCAAATAGGGtgtcctcttcttgttcccAACTAGAGTGAAAGAACCACGAAAAGACGACTATACTAGAGTAAATGATCAGCCCACCTAGTGTGCTCATGATGCAGCTCAATGATCCAATCAGTTGACAATGGTAAAATACGAGCGGTAGAGCCAGACCACTCGTTACAAACACACCCGTAAGGAAGGAACCGGTATCCTGTGTATTGCTCACGGTATCAGACATAAAGTTTGCACTATCTGTGCTCGATTTGCTGAATAGTGCATTAGGGAGTGGTGCTAACAGGAAGACTAGAATATCAAATAGTGGATAATAATTGTGGAAAAGGGCACAACTTAGGATGACCAAGAGGAAACCTAGTGCAAGGAAACCCGAAAGTGAGATGATCTTTGTCAATGGAGATACTTTAAAGTCCATTTCTCGTCGTTCTTGCTCCGTTGTATgggcttcttcttcagctgAAAGTGCATTAAGGCACTCGGgtttttcaagttcatcgAAAAATGCCAAGACGAAGACGAAGACAAAGGGAATATTATCATCATAATTGAATCATAATCATTAAAATATACATGATTATAAGATTAACCCATAGACTAAATACAAGACGTTTAAATTGTGATATGTGACCATTATATTTCGTTCAATTGGCTTATTGCTTTGGTTCACCAGATTGAGCGTTGTTGCTGGAATCGTTCTTGTACATTTGTTCGAACAATTTCATGGAAGAGTTTTGTAGTTCTTCAGTCTTAGCCTTCAAGTCATCAGCgttaacttcttcaccagctTGAACTCTAGCGACAGTTTCTCTCAAAGAAGTGATCAAGTCTTGAACCTTTTGTGCTTCAGCCTTGTCGACCTTACCTTCgaattccttcaaagagttttcaGTGTCATTAGCCAATTGGTCTGCCTTGTTGGCGgtttcaatggcttgtCTCTTGGCCTCATCTTGGCTTCTGTATTTCTCAGCATCGTTAACCATTTGTTCGATTTCAGATTCAGACAAACCAGAAGAACCAGCAACGGTGATAGAAGCATCCTTGTTGGAAGCCTTGTCTCTAGCAGAGACGTTGATAATTCCGTCTGCGTCAAGGTCGAAAGTGACTTCGATTTGTGGGACACCCTTTGGAGCTGGTGGGATACCAGACAAAGTGAAGTTACCGATCAACTTGTTGTCTCTAACCAATTCTCTTTCACCTTGGAAAACTCTGATTTCGACAGAGGTTTGACCAGCAGCAGCAGTGGAGAAAATTTGAGATTTCTTGGTTGGGATAGTAGTGTTTCTTGGAATCAATCTAGTGAAGACACCACCCAAGGTCTCGATACCTAGAGACAATGGAGTAACATCCAATAGAAGAACGTCGGTGACTTCACCGGCTAGAACAGCACCTTGGATGGCAGCACCAATGGCGACAGCCTCATCTGGGTTAACAGCCTTAGATGGTTCCTTACCAAATAATTGCTTAACGGTTTCAACGACCTTTGGCATTCTAGACATACCACCGACCAATAGAACGTCGGAGACTTCAGATGTACTCAAGCTAgcatccttcaaagccttcttAACTGGGTCCACAGttctcttgatcaatgGCTCAGTCAAAGTTTCGAATTGAGCTCTGCTGAACTTCATGTTGATGTGCTTTGGACCGGATGCATCGGCAGTGATAAATGGCAAGTTGATTTCAGTAGAAACAGTGGAGGACAATTCAATCTTGGCCTTTTCAGCAGCTTCTCTGATTCTTTGAATGGCCATACGGTCACCTTCTAGATCGATACCAGATTCAGTCTTGAAACGGGAAACAATTTCTCTTAACAAGTAAATatcgaaatcttcaccaccCAAGTGAGTGTCACCGTTAGTAGACTTGACTTCAAAGACACCGTTGTCAATATCCAAGATGGAGATATCGAAAGTACCACCACCCAAATCGAAGACGGCAACGACCTTGGACTCAGATTTCTCCAAACCGTAAGCCAAGGCAGCGGCAGTTGGTTCGTTGACAACACGCAACACGTTCAAACCAACAATTTGACCTGCGTCCTTGGTGGCTTGTCTTTGAGAATCGTTGAAGTAAGCTGGAACAGTGACAACAGCGTTCTTGGCAGCCTTACCCAAATAAGCCTCAGCGGTTtccttcatcttgttcaagacAAAACCACCGATTTGAGCTGGAGAATATGTCTCACCACGGGCCTCGACCCATGCGTCACCATTACTGTGCTTAACAATCTTGTATGGAACCTGTTTGATATCtctttgaacttcaatATCCTCGAAACGACGACCAATCAAACGCTTGGTGGCAAACAAAGTGTTTTCTGGGTTCACAACAGCTTGACGCTTGGCTGGAATACCAACCAATCTTTCACCATCCTTGGTGAAAGCCACAACAGATGGAGTGGTTCTGGAACCTTCAGCGTTTTCAATAATCTTTGGAACTTTACCTTCCATAATTGCAACAGCAGAGTTTGTAGTACCCAAATCAATACCAATCACTGAACCCTGAACTTTAGCGGTAGATTGGAAACGGGCAGCCACACGGCTTGGACCGGCAATAGCCGACTTTCTCAACAAATTTTTAGCAGCAAGCATCCTCTCTAGCAGCTCTCTTCCAGCTTTCCTTTCCAACTAAGAGTGGCTTTCTAAAGGACCtaaaattttttaaaaTTCGCTGTTCTGTCGCCTTTTAAATGTTTTTCACCAAAACTCGTCAAAGAATTTCGTAGAATATGGTCGAAATTTCCAGTGCTGGCAGCATAATAAAGAGCTCATCGCTCTGGATTAGCAGTCAAAGATGGAGCTATTGGCTGGATTGAAGTGATGAGTGCTGGTTATAGACTGCCAGTGGTGGATCTTGACCTGATCAGTGATGAGCAGGCTCTTTTACCCGAAGTTGAAAGGATTATTCGTCGTAATGATACGTTCTTACTGAAAAACTATGCCAACAAGGGCCTACTGGATGGATTGATGGATATTTTGCAGCATGAGGATGTTCCGGATGTAGAGGAGGGTTTTGATGCGAATTTCACGGGAGTTTTAGAATTGCAAGATGATATTTTACTTGAACAGTACATCTTCAATACGGATCAGACTTTAAAATTCGATAGAGAGTGCACCAACGAgtctttgagaaaattgtATGTGAGATTGTTCAAAGTGGGTCTTTTTTTCTTACAACTGTGTATGAAAAGTGTTGGAGCACCGGAATTGGTGACTGAGAAAGATTATTCTTCGATATTTAGTCGATACTACAGGCAGGACTCAACTACACAGGTTTTGCCCAATGGAGAGACCTTCGAATATGTTTTGAATAGGGCTTTCAGGGATTTTGTGTGCCCTGGTATTCTCACAATATTCCCTGTGGCCCGAGGCATTAAGATAAAACCTCCAACAGTGAGTGCCGATGATAATACTTGGATGACTATTGATGAGCCTGACTGTCTTCTGATTCATACAGGTACTTTACTGGCACAGTACTCGGGCGGGGTTTGTTCCAGTTCAAGGATACAAATTTCACCAGAAAGCAATGCTGTATATCTTACCCTAGCACCTCCATTAGCAGCAGTGATCGACTCTACCGGTAAAACTGTTGCAGAGGGTCTGTTGAAGCAACAAATCCTTGAGCTTCCCGAAGTGGCTAAGAAATTTTATCCAAGAGAGGCAGCCTTAATGCAGATCACAAAAATGATTGGTTTCTACAAAGAGCTTTTCTCTATCACTGAAACGGTGTTGTCACTGTACGCAATGTCAAGAACATCATTCTCTGCCCCAAAGTTGGACTCATTACTTCCTCAAATTTCCAATATGATGCGAAAGAAGATTTCTCAacaagatttcttgaagatgatattcTTATGGCCAGAGTGTTACGTGCTGGAGGCTGATTCCAGGGGCGATTTGACTGTCAAACTGCCGAGAAGAGAGAACTTGCTCATAAGTAAGTCTAGGCGCCTAGAGTTTGTCGAGAAGGCAGATAAATGGCTAAACGGCGTAAGTGGAATGGCCAAGATACCGACCGATGTTCCTGTTCTAAGATCTTCGAAGAGACGAGGTAGTGGAGGCTCTGATCCAGAACcaactcaattgatgaaagcgAGGAGCCCGACGAATGCCGTGCCCCCATCATCCAATTATATCTCTAACTCTAAAGATAAATTCATGTACGCCGAGAAGAAAACGGATTCTCAGAGTAACCTATTAGAAAGATTGAGGGAGAGGGAAAGAAGGTCAGCTGCTCTACTCTCTCAACGTCAGAGGCAGTATGATCAATTTCTGGcagtgaagatgaaacaGGTCTTCGAAATCTTATACTCTCTGCCGCAGAGCAAACCTTACACCGCTACTCATTTGAGCTCATTGATCGTAGACAGCCTAC
The window above is part of the Torulaspora delbrueckii CBS 1146 chromosome 3, complete genome genome. Proteins encoded here:
- the TAH11 gene encoding Tah11p (similar to Saccharomyces cerevisiae TAH11 (YJR046W); ancestral locus Anc_1.475), with protein sequence MSAGYRLPVVDLDLISDEQALLPEVERIIRRNDTFLLKNYANKGLLDGLMDILQHEDVPDVEEGFDANFTGVLELQDDILLEQYIFNTDQTLKFDRECTNESLRKLYVRLFKVGLFFLQLCMKSVGAPELVTEKDYSSIFSRYYRQDSTTQVLPNGETFEYVLNRAFRDFVCPGILTIFPVARGIKIKPPTVSADDNTWMTIDEPDCLLIHTGTLLAQYSGGVCSSSRIQISPESNAVYLTLAPPLAAVIDSTGKTVAEGLLKQQILELPEVAKKFYPREAALMQITKMIGFYKELFSITETVLSLYAMSRTSFSAPKLDSLLPQISNMMRKKISQQDFLKMIFLWPECYVLEADSRGDLTVKLPRRENLLISKSRRLEFVEKADKWLNGVSGMAKIPTDVPVLRSSKRRGSGGSDPEPTQLMKARSPTNAVPPSSNYISNSKDKFMYAEKKTDSQSNLLERLRERERRSAALLSQRQRQYDQFLAVKMKQVFEILYSLPQSKPYTATHLSSLIVDSLQDSNNPIGTEEAVMILDKLQTLLGAQLIAQTVDGGLKVYRWNSLDKGLVLARIEDALDQSMHIDHL
- the YIP5 gene encoding Yip5p (similar to Saccharomyces cerevisiae YIP5 (YGL161C); ancestral locus Anc_8.110), giving the protein MTDNGGNRRDSFLEFDDGLEGADDFTTEPNPFDDVVSDDMSKKGKPPGYEGTTDTATLPPGYDEAINEPTPTASQPSRETLPPGLLNYLSQYFQLNDQELKTNLYDSLKFKLTQETDQENRGDLDTKPDLYGPVWIFATIVAANFVGSKLFAVILGGILAGVRDTTDTFGGNRLIHSFWLYLTYSFFIPAIIAKMYLHRKDNIAELISAFGYSTLVWIPVGLIIDLIQTLHSAMPIYVLSIVKWVLVALAFAKSSQFLYRKMNTEDSSDQLVKFPIIGFNAIMCVVARLLLYSS
- the TDEL0C01380 gene encoding Zn(II)2Cys6 transcription factor domain-containing protein (similar to Saccharomyces cerevisiae SUT1 (YGL162W) and SUT2 (YPR009W); ancestral locus Anc_8.109), encoding MSSSITVVNRNRTLPPLLLPDLRSVHERHPYVGPQMLSGLKRTNGSDLESLASVATKRLKLSSHLVTPPPTAPVSAAISPSPSYVTFEETTTTNNNNNNSNNNTAQRKGTSPPPEGKTTAKRQRIGPSCDECRLKKIKCDASIEILLQDDALIEQVSEQLHHVFTPEEVRAQSETILKNVSLPELDESTVLIKHIDKIVLFRPCTSCRKRRATNTQPTCCLFSKGFTRADINVFSRIASRIKGKKMAEMDVHDYRAAGF
- the BUD16 gene encoding putative pyridoxal kinase BUD16 (similar to Saccharomyces cerevisiae BUD16 (YEL029C); ancestral locus Anc_1.471), coding for MPRLLATQSHVVHGYVGNKAATFPLQCLGWDVDCCNSVQFSNHTGYGMDRVFGNITEERDLDQLLTGVLGNFPHDYEALLSGYLPKKESVSCMGRHYVAYKKNNPGSVWLMDPVMGDEGQLYVDKDVIFEYKKLALSQDSEVDIITPNHFELEIMYGEKIDTTEQLRTAFQKLHKTVPVVIVTSCDPKMFGDSEYVYCVASMRGQSPMVLRVPLIKSYFTGVGDLFSALLLDRIYKLLSSSNTSLKLEDQVNDVLNVIQNVLKMTLNYAPNNHTAKIGNPMDMKDAELRIIESRDFYNSNTTPVVKRDFIYRKL
- the VPS55 gene encoding Vps55p (similar to Saccharomyces cerevisiae VPS55 (YJR044C); ancestral locus Anc_1.473); translation: MDFKVSPLTKIISLSGFLALGFLLVILSCALFHNYYPLFDILVFLLAPLPNALFSKSSTDSANFMSDTVSNTQDTGSFLTGVFVTSGLALPLVFYHCQLIGSLSCIMSTLGGLIIYSSIVVFSWFFHSSWEQEEDTLFG
- the TDEL0C01420 gene encoding Hsp70 family protein (similar to Saccharomyces cerevisiae ECM10 (YEL030W) and SSC1 (YJR045C); ancestral locus Anc_1.474) → MLAAKNLLRKSAIAGPSRVAARFQSTAKVQGSVIGIDLGTTNSAVAIMEGKVPKIIENAEGSRTTPSVVAFTKDGERLVGIPAKRQAVVNPENTLFATKRLIGRRFEDIEVQRDIKQVPYKIVKHSNGDAWVEARGETYSPAQIGGFVLNKMKETAEAYLGKAAKNAVVTVPAYFNDSQRQATKDAGQIVGLNVLRVVNEPTAAALAYGLEKSESKVVAVFDLGGGTFDISILDIDNGVFEVKSTNGDTHLGGEDFDIYLLREIVSRFKTESGIDLEGDRMAIQRIREAAEKAKIELSSTVSTEINLPFITADASGPKHINMKFSRAQFETLTEPLIKRTVDPVKKALKDASLSTSEVSDVLLVGGMSRMPKVVETVKQLFGKEPSKAVNPDEAVAIGAAIQGAVLAGEVTDVLLLDVTPLSLGIETLGGVFTRLIPRNTTIPTKKSQIFSTAAAGQTSVEIRVFQGERELVRDNKLIGNFTLSGIPPAPKGVPQIEVTFDLDADGIINVSARDKASNKDASITVAGSSGLSESEIEQMVNDAEKYRSQDEAKRQAIETANKADQLANDTENSLKEFEGKVDKAEAQKVQDLITSLRETVARVQAGEEVNADDLKAKTEELQNSSMKLFEQMYKNDSSNNAQSGEPKQ